One window of Lacerta agilis isolate rLacAgi1 chromosome 14, rLacAgi1.pri, whole genome shotgun sequence genomic DNA carries:
- the LOC117059447 gene encoding olfactory receptor 14I1-like has product MRNQTFMSTFLLWELSEVRELQILQFCLFLGLYLTTLSGNLLIIATVALDHQLHTPMYFFLMNLALMDVGSVSVILPKSMANSIMNSRSVSYSGCVAQVFFYMFFVASGLAILTVMAYDRYVAICNPLQYEAIMHKGACFQMAVIVWVTCLFYALVQTCGTFANTFCSNTINQFFCEIPKLLKLSCSNIYLVEVGFILIGCFIALGCFIFIIITYMRVFAAVRRIPSVHGKKKALSTCLPHLTVVTVFVFTSIFAYTRPPSNVSSDLDIVFSVIYTLISPILNPFIYSMRNKEIKTALWKLLDFGPSKTVFRVL; this is encoded by the coding sequence TAGGATTGTATCTGACAACATTGTCTGGAAACCTTCTTATCATTGCTACAGTAGCCCTTGACCATCAGCTTCATACACCAATGTACTTTTTCCTAATGAATTTGGCACTGATGGATGTTGGCTCAGTTTCTGTTATTCTCCCCAAATCTATGGCCAATTCCATCATGAACAGCAGGTCAGTTTCTTATTCTGGGTGTGTGGCCCAAGTTTTCTTCTACATGTTCTTTGTAGCATCAGGTTTAGCCATTCTAACAGTAATGGCATATGATCGCTATGTTGCTATCTGCAATCCATTACAATATGAGGCAATAATGCACAAAGGAGCTTGTTTTCAAATGGCCGTCATTGTGTGGGTTACTTGTCTATTTTATGCCCTCGTACAGACTTGTGGCACCTTTGCAAACACCTTCTGTTCAAACACAATCAATCAATTCTTCTGTGAAATCCCAAAGTTACTAAAGCTCTCCTGCTCTAACATTTATCTAGTTGAAGTAGGGTTTATTTTGATAGGGTGTTTTATAGCACTAGGATGCTTTATTTTCATCATCATAACATACATGCGGGTATTTGCTGCAGTGCGCAGAATACCTTCGGTGCATGGGAAGAAAAAAGCCCTCTCTACTTGCCTTCCCCACCTCACAGTTGTCACTGTGTTTGTGTTCACTTCAATCTTTGCCTACACACGGCCTCCCAGTAATGTTTCTTCTGATCTAGATATAGTTTTTTCTGTGATATATACTCTAATTTCCCCTATATTGAATCCATTCATCTACAGCATGAGAAACAAAGAGATCAAGACTGCTTTGTGGAAACTCTTAGATTTTGGGCCTTCTAAAACTGTATTTAGAGTTCTATAA